The Thermodesulfovibrionales bacterium genome segment AAAGGACAGACAGAACAGACCCCCCTTCTCACGCAGGGCCCTGAATCAAAACCCGAGACCGCGATGTCTGGTGGAAAATCAGAAACAAACGTCGAGTTTGTTGATGTCGCCCCCTACGAGTCCAATCCTGTGGCGGCAAAGGCTGTACGGAGTAGTATATCGCTTTTCACAGAGAGGATAAAGGAGAAATTTTCGCTCTGGCTGGCGCGATCAGGCAAATATCTTGATCTCATGAAGGAGATCATGAGAGCGAACAATATCCCTGAAGATATCGCCTTCCTCCCCCTCATAGAAAGCGGTTTCAGCACCAATGCCTATTCCGTGGCGAGGGCGGTCGGCCCCTGGCAATTCATTGCGGCAACAGGGAAACGGTATGGTCTCAAGATAGATTGGTGGCGGGATGAGAGGAAAGACCCGGTCAAGTCCACGGAGGCTGCTGCAAACTACCTGAAGGACCTCTATGGCATGTTTGGCTCATGGAACCTTGCTATGGCAGCTTACAATGCCGGTGAGGGGAATATACTCAAGGCGCTGAACAGGTCAAAGAGCGATGACTATTGGGATCTTCTGAGCACGAAGCACATAAGGAACGAGACAAAGGAATATGTGCCGAGATTCATCGCAGCGAAAATGATCGCTGACGATCCCCAGTCCTTTGGCTTTGAGAATCTGAACTACCATTCTCCCCTTGCCTACGACGAGGTGACCCTTGAGAAACCCGTCGACCTTGACGTCGTTGCACGCTGCGCTGAAGTCGGCGTCGAGACCATCAGAGAATTGAACCCTGAGCTTAGAAGATGGAGCACTCCCCCGAATGTTCTTTCCTATACGATGAGGATACCGGACGGGAAGAAAGACCTCTTTCAGAAAAACCTTGATGCCGTCCCTGAAAAAGAACGGTTTACGATTGTCACGTATGTTGTCAAGAAGGGCGACACAATCAAAAAGGTCTCGAATAAGGCAGGCGTTCCGGTCAACGTCATTCTTGAACTCAATGAAGGTTTGAAGCCGCTCAAGGTCGGAGAGAAGATCTATCTTCCGCCAAGGGACAAGTTTTTCATGGACAGGGACGACAAGGCGACGGTGAAAAAGGCCACCCTTAAGAAACCGAAGAAGAGCAGGGGAAGGCTTGGTGGCAAGAAGGTCCTTGTAACCTCTCTGCCGAGAAAAGACGGGTACGTCAATAATTAGCCTGTAGGACCGATCTTTTTGCCGTGGTGCCGACACGCTATGGCATGAAGTATTGAACAACATACCGTATTGCAAGAAAGACAATCACCGCGCCAAGCATGAGTTTTAGGAACCTCTGCGGGACAAATTTTTGAAATCTTGCCCCGAAGTACATCCCGATAAACCCTCCGAGGCCGAAGAGAACCCCCAAAGGCCAGTCTGGCATCGCAGCGATGCCCTTGCCCGCAGGGATGAGAGTGAAGAAGAGCGCACCTGCAA includes the following:
- a CDS encoding transglycosylase SLT domain-containing protein, which gives rise to MSGGKSETNVEFVDVAPYESNPVAAKAVRSSISLFTERIKEKFSLWLARSGKYLDLMKEIMRANNIPEDIAFLPLIESGFSTNAYSVARAVGPWQFIAATGKRYGLKIDWWRDERKDPVKSTEAAANYLKDLYGMFGSWNLAMAAYNAGEGNILKALNRSKSDDYWDLLSTKHIRNETKEYVPRFIAAKMIADDPQSFGFENLNYHSPLAYDEVTLEKPVDLDVVARCAEVGVETIRELNPELRRWSTPPNVLSYTMRIPDGKKDLFQKNLDAVPEKERFTIVTYVVKKGDTIKKVSNKAGVPVNVILELNEGLKPLKVGEKIYLPPRDKFFMDRDDKATVKKATLKKPKKSRGRLGGKKVLVTSLPRKDGYVNN